A genomic window from Streptomyces mirabilis includes:
- a CDS encoding carbohydrate kinase: MIVVAGEALIDLVPQGAGALAGLRPARGGGPYNTAVALGRLGSPTAFCSRVSYDAFGDALLGGLREAGVDVSSVQRGTEPTTLAVASIDVDGSAAYSFYVEGTADRLFAAPERLPDATRAVSFGTCSLVLEPGASAYEELMRAAAARGVFTTLDPNIRAVLIPDADAYRARFKSWLPSVSLLKLSEEDALWLGGTPREWLASGPAAVVITQGGDGLTVFTQDGSVHTVPGEPVEVVDTIGAGDTVNAALLHGLAARDALSPAALAELGPDGWSELLRFAACAAAITCSRAGAEPPFAAELDAP; this comes from the coding sequence GTGATCGTCGTCGCCGGTGAGGCCCTGATCGACCTGGTACCGCAGGGCGCGGGCGCGCTCGCGGGCCTGCGGCCCGCACGCGGCGGCGGCCCCTACAACACGGCGGTGGCGCTGGGCCGCCTCGGCTCCCCCACCGCCTTCTGCTCCCGGGTCTCGTACGACGCCTTCGGCGACGCGCTCCTCGGCGGGCTGCGCGAGGCGGGCGTCGACGTGTCCTCGGTGCAGCGCGGGACGGAGCCGACGACCCTCGCGGTCGCCTCCATCGACGTGGACGGCTCGGCGGCGTACTCCTTCTACGTCGAGGGCACGGCCGACCGCCTGTTCGCCGCGCCGGAGCGGCTCCCTGACGCCACCCGGGCGGTGTCCTTCGGGACCTGCTCGCTGGTCCTGGAGCCGGGCGCGAGCGCCTACGAGGAGCTGATGCGGGCCGCCGCCGCGCGCGGCGTGTTCACCACGCTCGACCCGAACATCCGGGCCGTGCTCATCCCCGACGCGGACGCCTATCGGGCCCGCTTCAAGAGCTGGCTGCCGTCGGTGTCGCTCCTCAAGCTCTCCGAGGAGGACGCGCTGTGGCTGGGAGGCACCCCGCGCGAGTGGCTGGCGTCCGGTCCCGCGGCCGTCGTGATCACCCAGGGCGGCGACGGCCTGACGGTGTTCACCCAGGACGGCTCCGTCCACACCGTGCCCGGTGAGCCGGTCGAGGTCGTGGACACCATCGGCGCCGGAGACACGGTGAACGCGGCCCTGCTCCACGGCCTGGCCGCACGGGACGCGCTGTCCCCGGCGGCGCTGGCCGAGCTGGGCCCCGACGGCTGGAGCGAGCTGCTGCGGTTCGCGGCCTGCGCGGCGGCGATCACCTGCTCACGAGCGGGCGCGGAACCGCCGTTCGCCGCGGAACTCGACGCCCCCTGA
- the aroQ gene encoding type II 3-dehydroquinate dehydratase — MPRTLANAPIMILNGPNLNLLGQRQPEIYGSDTLADVAALCAKAAAAHGGTVDFRQSNHEGELVDWIHEARLNHAGIVINPAAYSHTSVAILDALNACDGLPVVEVHISNIHQREAFRHHSYVSQRADGVIAGCGVQGYAFAVERVAALAGTGQARA, encoded by the coding sequence GTGCCCCGCACCCTCGCCAACGCCCCGATCATGATTCTCAACGGGCCCAATCTGAACCTTCTCGGGCAGCGTCAGCCGGAGATCTACGGCTCGGACACGCTCGCGGACGTGGCGGCCCTGTGTGCCAAGGCGGCCGCCGCGCACGGCGGCACGGTGGACTTCCGTCAGTCCAACCACGAGGGGGAGCTGGTGGACTGGATCCACGAGGCGCGCTTGAACCACGCCGGGATCGTGATCAACCCGGCCGCGTACTCGCACACCTCCGTCGCGATCCTGGACGCGCTCAACGCCTGTGACGGCCTCCCTGTGGTGGAGGTCCACATCTCCAACATCCACCAGCGTGAGGCGTTCCGGCACCACTCGTACGTCTCGCAGCGGGCCGACGGGGTCATCGCGGGGTGCGGAGTGCAGGGGTACGCGTTCGCGGTGGAACGGGTGGCGGCGCTGGCGGGGACGGGGCAGGCGCGAGCCTGA
- a CDS encoding maleylpyruvate isomerase family mycothiol-dependent enzyme: MMDHVRDLASVRDATERLLSAAAELDNASVAEPSRLPGWSRGHVLAHLSRNADALVNVLDGLPMYVSGEARDADIERDAPRPLDGQLADLRESAARFQSAGAAPADWSRTVELRNGVTDSATRVPFRRWAEVELHHVDLGIGYELEDLPEEFVEREIAFLADRFTGHPEVPSTRITDATRVWSTGRDAEGGPEVTVTGPAPALLGWLCGRRDGSGLSVDGGPLPALPPL, encoded by the coding sequence ATGATGGATCATGTGCGCGACCTGGCGTCTGTACGTGACGCGACCGAACGGCTGCTCAGCGCAGCCGCCGAACTGGACAACGCTTCCGTGGCCGAGCCGTCACGGCTGCCCGGCTGGAGCCGCGGCCATGTCCTTGCCCACCTCTCCCGTAACGCGGACGCGCTCGTGAACGTCCTCGACGGGCTCCCCATGTACGTCTCCGGGGAAGCCCGGGACGCCGACATCGAGCGGGACGCGCCGCGCCCCCTGGACGGACAGCTCGCGGACCTGCGGGAGAGCGCGGCCCGGTTCCAGTCCGCGGGCGCGGCGCCCGCGGACTGGTCGCGCACGGTGGAGCTGCGCAACGGGGTCACGGACTCCGCGACCCGGGTGCCGTTCCGGCGCTGGGCCGAGGTCGAGCTGCATCACGTGGACCTGGGGATCGGGTACGAGCTCGAAGATCTCCCGGAGGAGTTCGTGGAACGGGAGATCGCGTTCCTCGCCGATCGGTTCACGGGGCACCCCGAGGTGCCCTCCACCCGGATCACCGACGCCACGCGCGTGTGGAGCACGGGACGCGATGCCGAGGGCGGACCCGAGGTCACCGTGACCGGTCCCGCACCGGCGCTGCTCGGCTGGCTCTGCGGACGGCGCGACGGTTCGGGGCTGAGCGTCGATGGCGGGCCGCTCCCCGCGCTCCCCCCGCTATAG
- the uvrA gene encoding excinuclease ABC subunit UvrA, whose product MADRLIVRGAREHNLKNVSLDLPRDSLIVFTGLSGSGKSSLAFDTIFAEGQRRYVESLSSYARQFLGQMDKPDVDFIEGLSPAVSIDQKSTSRNPRSTVGTITEVYDYLRLLFARIGKPHCPECRRPITRQSPQAIVDRVLELPEGSRFQVLSPLVRERKGEFVDLFADLQTKGYSRARVDGQTIQLTEPPTLKKQEKHTIEVVVDRLTVKDSAKRRLTDSVETALGLSGGMVVLDFVDLPEDDPERERMYSEHLYCPYDDLSFEELEPRSFSFNSPFGACPECTGIGTRMEVDPELIVPDEDKSLDEGAIHPWSHGHTKDYFGRLVGALADALGFRTDIPFAGLPQRAKKALLYGHKTQIEVRYRNRYGRERVYTTPFEGAVPFIKRRHSESESDASRERFEGYMREVPCPTCEGTRLKPLILAVTVMEKSIAEVSAMSISDCADFLGKLKLDARDKKIAERVLKEVNERLRFLVDVGLDYLSLNRAAGTLSGGEAQRIRLATQIGSGLVGVLYVLDEPSIGLHQRDNHRLIETLVRLRDMGNTLIVVEHDEDTIKVADWVVDIGPGAGEHGGKVVHSGPLKELLANAESMTGQYLSGKREIPLPDIRRPADPGRRLTVHGARENNLQDIDVSFPLGVLTAVTGVSGSGKSTLVNDILYTHLARELNGARNVPGRHTRVDGDDLVDKVVHVDQSPIGRTPRSNPATYTGVFDHVRKLFAETTEAKVRGYMPGRFSFNVKGGRCENCSGDGTIKIEMNFLPDVYVPCEVCHGARYNRETLEVHYKGKSISEVLDMPIEEALGFFEAVPAIARHLRTLNDVGLGYVRLGQSAPTLSGGEAQRVKLASELQKRSTGRTVYVLDEPTTGLHFEDISKLITVLSGLVDKGNTVIVIEHNLDVIKTADWVLDMGPEGGNGGGLVVAEGTPEQVAGVPASHTGKFLRDVLGADRISDAASVPAPRKAAAKKAVAAKSTARKTTTKAVNNTATKKAAAATSTTATKKATPAKKTTRARKA is encoded by the coding sequence GTGGCCGACCGTCTCATCGTCCGTGGAGCGCGCGAGCACAATCTGAAGAATGTCTCGCTCGACCTCCCGCGCGACTCGCTCATCGTCTTCACGGGCCTGTCGGGGTCGGGCAAGTCCTCGCTGGCCTTCGACACGATCTTCGCCGAGGGACAGCGGCGTTACGTGGAGTCACTGTCCTCGTACGCCCGGCAGTTCCTCGGTCAGATGGACAAGCCGGACGTCGACTTCATCGAAGGCCTCTCCCCGGCGGTCTCCATCGACCAGAAGTCGACCTCGCGCAACCCGCGCTCGACGGTCGGCACCATCACCGAGGTCTACGACTACCTGCGTCTGCTCTTCGCGCGCATCGGCAAGCCGCACTGTCCCGAGTGCCGCCGCCCCATCACGCGCCAGTCGCCGCAGGCCATCGTCGACAGGGTTCTGGAGCTGCCCGAGGGAAGCCGTTTCCAGGTCCTTTCGCCGCTGGTGCGCGAGCGCAAGGGCGAGTTCGTCGACCTCTTCGCCGATCTCCAGACCAAGGGGTACAGCCGGGCCAGGGTCGACGGTCAGACGATCCAGCTCACCGAGCCGCCCACGCTGAAGAAGCAGGAGAAGCACACCATCGAGGTGGTCGTCGACCGCCTCACGGTGAAGGACTCCGCCAAGCGCCGTCTCACCGACTCCGTGGAGACCGCCCTCGGGCTCTCCGGCGGCATGGTCGTGCTCGACTTCGTCGACCTCCCCGAGGACGACCCCGAGCGCGAGCGCATGTACTCGGAGCACCTGTACTGCCCGTACGACGACCTGTCGTTCGAGGAGCTGGAGCCCCGCTCCTTCTCCTTCAACTCGCCCTTCGGCGCCTGCCCCGAGTGCACCGGTATCGGTACGCGCATGGAGGTCGACCCCGAGCTGATCGTCCCGGACGAGGACAAGTCCCTCGACGAGGGCGCCATCCACCCCTGGTCGCACGGGCACACCAAGGACTACTTCGGACGCCTCGTCGGAGCCCTCGCCGACGCGTTGGGATTCCGGACCGACATCCCCTTCGCCGGTCTTCCGCAGCGCGCCAAGAAGGCCCTGCTCTACGGCCACAAGACGCAGATCGAGGTGCGCTACCGCAACCGGTACGGGCGCGAGCGTGTCTACACCACCCCCTTCGAAGGGGCCGTCCCCTTCATCAAGCGGCGGCACAGCGAGTCCGAGAGCGACGCCAGCCGCGAGCGCTTCGAGGGCTATATGCGCGAGGTGCCCTGCCCCACCTGTGAGGGCACCCGCCTCAAGCCGCTCATCCTCGCCGTCACCGTCATGGAGAAGTCGATCGCGGAGGTCTCCGCGATGTCGATCAGCGACTGCGCGGACTTCCTGGGCAAGCTGAAGCTCGACGCGCGCGACAAGAAGATCGCCGAGCGCGTCCTGAAGGAGGTCAACGAACGGCTGCGCTTCCTGGTCGACGTCGGCCTCGACTACCTGTCGCTCAACCGCGCGGCCGGCACCCTCTCCGGCGGCGAGGCCCAGCGCATCCGCCTGGCCACCCAGATCGGCTCCGGCCTCGTCGGCGTCCTGTACGTCCTCGACGAGCCGTCCATCGGCCTGCACCAGCGCGACAACCACCGGCTGATCGAGACCCTGGTCCGGCTGCGCGACATGGGCAACACGCTCATCGTCGTCGAGCACGACGAGGACACCATCAAGGTCGCCGACTGGGTCGTCGACATCGGCCCCGGCGCGGGTGAGCACGGCGGCAAGGTCGTGCACAGCGGCCCCTTGAAGGAACTGCTCGCCAACGCCGAGTCGATGACCGGCCAGTACCTGTCGGGCAAGAGGGAGATCCCGCTTCCGGACATCCGCCGCCCCGCCGACCCGGGCCGCAGGCTCACCGTGCACGGCGCCCGTGAGAACAACCTCCAGGACATCGACGTGTCCTTCCCACTGGGCGTGCTCACGGCGGTCACGGGTGTCTCGGGTTCCGGCAAGTCGACGCTGGTCAACGACATCCTGTACACGCACCTGGCGCGCGAGCTCAACGGCGCTCGGAACGTTCCCGGGCGGCACACGCGTGTGGACGGCGACGACCTCGTCGACAAGGTCGTGCACGTCGACCAGTCGCCCATCGGCCGCACCCCGCGGTCGAACCCGGCCACGTACACCGGAGTCTTCGACCACGTCCGCAAGCTGTTCGCCGAGACGACCGAGGCGAAGGTGCGGGGCTACATGCCCGGCCGCTTCTCCTTCAACGTCAAGGGCGGCCGCTGCGAGAACTGCTCGGGCGACGGCACGATCAAGATCGAGATGAACTTCCTTCCGGACGTGTACGTCCCCTGCGAGGTCTGCCACGGGGCGCGCTACAACCGGGAGACCCTGGAGGTCCACTACAAGGGCAAGTCCATCTCCGAGGTTCTCGACATGCCGATCGAGGAGGCCCTCGGCTTCTTCGAGGCCGTCCCCGCGATCGCCCGGCACCTGCGCACGCTCAACGACGTCGGTCTCGGCTACGTCCGGCTCGGCCAGTCCGCGCCGACGCTGTCCGGCGGCGAGGCCCAGCGCGTCAAGCTCGCCAGCGAGCTGCAGAAGCGTTCCACGGGCCGCACGGTGTACGTGCTGGACGAGCCGACCACCGGTCTGCACTTCGAGGACATCAGCAAGCTGATCACGGTGCTCTCGGGTCTGGTCGACAAGGGCAACACGGTCATCGTCATCGAGCACAACCTCGACGTCATCAAGACCGCCGACTGGGTCCTCGACATGGGCCCGGAGGGCGGCAACGGCGGTGGTCTCGTGGTGGCCGAGGGCACGCCCGAGCAGGTCGCCGGGGTTCCGGCCAGCCACACCGGCAAGTTCCTGCGCGACGTCCTGGGCGCGGACCGGATCAGCGACGCCGCCTCCGTACCGGCTCCCCGCAAGGCGGCCGCCAAGAAGGCGGTCGCGGCCAAGTCGACGGCCAGGAAGACGACGACGAAGGCCGTGAACAACACGGCCACGAAGAAGGCCGCCGCGGCCACCAGCACGACGGCCACGAAGAAGGCGACCCCCGCGAAGAAGACCACGCGGGCACGCAAGGCCTGA
- a CDS encoding amino acid ABC transporter permease translates to MTVTKEGSQEEPEEEPGEPGADSGEGDMPEAYVPSQRRIERERHQRARARRATAIAALSTLVTGVVLYLVVVNAPGWSRTKETFFNGQYAREAFPKVLEGLWLNVRLLLICGAAVLVLGMLIAIARTLRGPVFFPVRALAAAYTDFFRGLPLIINLMIVVLGVPALRLQGVTVDPVLLGGTALTLTYSAYVAEVFRAGIESVHPSQRAAARSLGLTNRQALRYVVLPQAVRRQVPPLLNDLVSLQKDTGLVSIGGAVDAVRAADIIVGRSLNYTPYIVAGLVFVALTIPMTRFTDWITARMDRQRAQGGTI, encoded by the coding sequence GTGACCGTCACCAAGGAGGGGTCGCAGGAGGAGCCGGAAGAAGAGCCGGGAGAGCCGGGAGCGGACTCCGGCGAGGGCGACATGCCCGAGGCGTACGTCCCGTCGCAGCGGCGGATCGAACGGGAGCGCCACCAGCGCGCCCGCGCCCGCCGCGCGACGGCCATCGCCGCGCTCTCCACCCTGGTCACCGGCGTCGTGCTGTACCTCGTCGTCGTCAACGCGCCCGGCTGGTCGCGCACCAAGGAGACGTTCTTCAACGGGCAGTACGCGCGCGAGGCGTTCCCCAAGGTCCTGGAAGGGCTGTGGCTGAACGTACGGCTGCTCCTGATATGCGGCGCCGCTGTCCTCGTCCTGGGCATGCTGATCGCCATCGCCCGCACCCTGCGCGGCCCGGTGTTCTTCCCCGTACGGGCGCTGGCCGCCGCGTACACGGACTTCTTCCGCGGCCTCCCGCTCATCATCAACCTGATGATCGTGGTCCTGGGCGTCCCCGCGCTGCGGCTGCAGGGCGTCACCGTGGACCCGGTCCTCCTGGGCGGCACGGCGCTGACGCTGACGTACTCGGCGTACGTCGCCGAGGTGTTCCGCGCCGGCATCGAGTCCGTCCACCCCTCGCAGCGCGCCGCGGCCCGCTCGCTCGGGCTCACCAACCGGCAGGCCCTGCGCTACGTCGTCCTCCCCCAGGCGGTACGCCGCCAGGTGCCGCCGCTCCTCAACGACCTGGTGTCCCTCCAGAAGGACACCGGGCTCGTGTCGATCGGCGGCGCGGTCGACGCGGTGCGGGCCGCCGACATCATCGTGGGCCGCAGCCTCAACTACACGCCGTACATCGTCGCGGGACTGGTCTTCGTCGCGCTGACCATTCCGATGACCCGCTTCACGGACTGGATCACGGCCCGGATGGACCGTCAGCGGGCCCAGGGAGGGACCATATGA
- a CDS encoding ABC transporter substrate-binding protein, with translation MHLAQRTLRRAASAATVALLAVAVGCAPQPEDKASAKASGTTGEACAKGALGTRTSGKLTVATDEPAYEPWFKDDRPANGKGFESAVAYAVAKQLGYDKSDVVWQTVPFNKAFAPGVKTFDFDINQVSISAERKKAVDFSSGYYDVRQAVIALKGSRAAKAKSIADLKGVKLGAQVGTTSLNYIDDVVKPAQQPAAYAKNDQAKSALKNGQVDAIVVDLPTAFYITAAEVTDAKIVGQFENTGGTPEQFGLVLDKGSALTPCVTKAVDALRQDGTLASIEKQWLSEAVDAPVLK, from the coding sequence ATGCATCTCGCCCAACGCACCCTGCGCCGCGCCGCGTCCGCCGCCACCGTCGCCCTGCTCGCCGTCGCCGTGGGCTGTGCCCCGCAGCCGGAGGACAAAGCCTCCGCCAAGGCCTCCGGGACAACCGGGGAAGCCTGCGCGAAGGGCGCGTTGGGCACCCGGACGTCCGGCAAGCTGACCGTCGCGACCGACGAGCCCGCGTACGAGCCGTGGTTCAAGGACGACAGGCCCGCGAACGGCAAGGGCTTCGAGTCCGCGGTCGCGTACGCCGTGGCCAAGCAGCTCGGCTACGACAAGAGCGACGTCGTCTGGCAGACCGTCCCCTTCAACAAGGCCTTCGCTCCCGGCGTGAAGACCTTCGACTTCGACATCAACCAGGTGTCGATCAGCGCCGAGCGCAAGAAGGCGGTGGACTTCTCCTCCGGCTACTACGACGTCCGCCAGGCCGTCATCGCCCTCAAGGGCTCCAGGGCCGCGAAGGCGAAGAGCATCGCGGACCTCAAGGGCGTCAAGCTGGGCGCCCAGGTCGGGACCACCAGCCTGAACTACATCGACGACGTGGTGAAGCCGGCCCAGCAGCCGGCCGCGTACGCGAAGAACGACCAGGCCAAGTCCGCGCTGAAGAACGGCCAGGTCGACGCCATCGTGGTCGACCTGCCGACCGCGTTCTACATCACGGCGGCCGAAGTGACCGACGCCAAGATCGTCGGACAGTTCGAGAACACCGGCGGCACGCCCGAACAGTTCGGACTCGTCCTCGACAAGGGCAGCGCCCTGACCCCGTGCGTGACGAAGGCCGTGGACGCCCTGCGCCAGGACGGCACGCTCGCCTCGATCGAGAAGCAGTGGCTGTCCGAGGCCGTCGACGCTCCGGTGCTCAAGTGA
- a CDS encoding Rieske (2Fe-2S) protein translates to MPARRTVLRGAALAPVAGVALSACSGGSGGGTPAAPTAPVELGAQSEVAKGAAKLYREENVVVSRAENGSLKAFSTICTHAGCAINKLQGTTLICPCHGSEFDAATGKVLQAPATVPLKELSVQAKGGRIVAGP, encoded by the coding sequence ATGCCTGCCCGCCGTACCGTCCTGCGAGGAGCGGCGCTCGCCCCAGTCGCCGGGGTAGCCCTCAGTGCCTGCTCCGGGGGCAGCGGGGGCGGGACGCCGGCGGCGCCGACCGCGCCGGTCGAGCTGGGTGCGCAGAGCGAGGTCGCCAAGGGCGCCGCCAAGCTGTACCGGGAAGAGAACGTCGTGGTCAGCCGCGCCGAGAACGGCTCCCTGAAGGCGTTCAGCACGATCTGCACGCACGCCGGGTGCGCCATCAACAAGCTCCAGGGCACGACGCTGATCTGCCCGTGCCACGGCAGCGAGTTCGACGCGGCGACGGGCAAGGTGCTGCAGGCCCCTGCCACCGTGCCGCTGAAGGAGCTGTCCGTGCAGGCCAAGGGCGGCAGGATCGTCGCGGGTCCCTGA
- a CDS encoding LacI family DNA-binding transcriptional regulator → MATMVDVAAHAGVSVATVSHVLNDTRPVLPHTRQAVLDAIDALGYTPNTLARSLVTARTRSIGLAVSAISNPYFTEILQGVEAGALEHGYGLLLADPHDDPQHERKVVQLLHERRVDGLIVAPSAVPDALLRYLGQHNVPTVFLDRLVEAPADHPFRFDQVCAENAEPMARLVGHLAERGHRRIGLVAGLPGLSTTNERISGYRHGLAGAGLPYDERLVAHGDSEATAAERATDALLSLAAPPTALVTGNNAMTIGALCALRERGLSVPDDLALCCFDDFAWADLFAPRLTAISQPSKEIGAQAVRLLLERLASPDHPARTVRLPCAFVHRTSCGCAEPPRTSGASPTDLSQKSPAKGSLS, encoded by the coding sequence ATGGCAACGATGGTCGATGTGGCGGCGCACGCGGGAGTGTCCGTGGCGACCGTCTCCCACGTGCTCAACGACACGCGCCCCGTGCTGCCCCACACCCGCCAGGCCGTCCTGGACGCCATCGACGCGCTCGGCTACACGCCCAACACCCTGGCCCGTTCCCTGGTCACCGCACGCACCCGGTCCATCGGCCTCGCGGTGTCGGCGATCAGCAACCCGTACTTCACGGAGATCCTTCAGGGCGTCGAGGCGGGCGCCCTGGAGCACGGGTACGGGCTGCTCCTCGCCGATCCGCACGACGATCCCCAGCACGAGCGGAAAGTCGTCCAGCTGCTGCACGAGAGACGCGTCGACGGTCTGATCGTCGCGCCCTCCGCCGTTCCGGACGCGCTTCTGCGCTACCTCGGGCAGCACAACGTGCCGACCGTCTTCCTGGATCGCCTGGTGGAGGCCCCGGCCGACCACCCCTTCCGCTTCGACCAGGTCTGCGCCGAGAACGCCGAGCCGATGGCACGACTGGTCGGGCATCTCGCCGAACGGGGTCACCGGCGCATCGGGCTCGTCGCGGGCCTGCCCGGACTCAGCACCACGAACGAGCGGATCTCCGGCTACCGACACGGCCTCGCGGGCGCCGGGCTCCCCTACGACGAACGGCTCGTGGCGCACGGCGACTCCGAGGCGACGGCCGCCGAACGTGCCACCGACGCGCTGCTGTCCCTGGCGGCGCCCCCGACCGCGCTGGTCACCGGAAACAACGCGATGACCATCGGGGCCCTGTGCGCCCTGCGCGAACGCGGTCTGTCCGTGCCGGACGACCTGGCGCTGTGCTGCTTCGACGACTTCGCCTGGGCTGATCTGTTCGCGCCCCGGCTGACCGCGATCTCCCAGCCCAGCAAGGAGATCGGCGCGCAGGCCGTCCGGCTGCTCCTGGAACGGCTCGCCTCGCCGGACCACCCGGCCCGCACCGTGCGGCTCCCCTGCGCCTTCGTCCACCGCACCTCGTGCGGCTGCGCCGAGCCCCCCAGGACATCGGGGGCCTCCCCCACCGACCTGAGTCAGAAGAGTCCCGCGAAAGGATCCCTGTCGTGA
- a CDS encoding MBL fold metallo-hydrolase, whose protein sequence is MTYSGAVKVGGPADVHELQNLMISKVAVGPMDNNAYLLRCRATDEQLLIDAANDAGTLLTLIGDDGIASVVTTHRHGDHWQALAEVVAATGARTYAGRDDAEGIPVPTDVLVGDGDTIRVGRVELTARHLVGHTPGSIALVYDDPHGHPHVFTGDCLFPGGVGNTRKDPKAFASLIHDVETKIFDALPDETWVYPGHGNDTTLGAERPHLPEWHARGW, encoded by the coding sequence ATGACGTACAGCGGAGCGGTGAAGGTCGGCGGACCTGCCGATGTGCACGAGCTGCAGAACCTGATGATCTCCAAGGTCGCGGTCGGCCCGATGGACAACAACGCCTATCTGCTGCGCTGCCGGGCCACCGACGAGCAGCTGCTGATCGACGCGGCCAACGACGCCGGCACCCTGCTCACGCTGATCGGTGACGACGGCATCGCGTCCGTCGTCACCACACATCGGCACGGCGACCACTGGCAGGCGCTCGCGGAGGTCGTGGCGGCCACCGGCGCCCGCACGTACGCGGGCCGGGACGACGCCGAGGGCATCCCCGTGCCGACCGACGTCCTCGTGGGCGACGGCGACACGATCCGGGTGGGGCGCGTGGAACTCACCGCGCGCCACCTCGTGGGGCACACACCGGGCTCGATCGCCCTCGTCTACGACGACCCGCACGGGCACCCGCACGTGTTCACCGGGGACTGTCTCTTCCCCGGCGGTGTGGGCAACACCCGCAAGGACCCGAAGGCGTTCGCCAGCCTCATCCACGACGTCGAGACGAAGATCTTCGACGCGTTGCCGGACGAGACCTGGGTCTACCCGGGGCACGGCAACGACACGACGCTGGGCGCCGAGCGGCCGCACCTTCCGGAGTGGCACGCGCGCGGTTGGTGA
- a CDS encoding amino acid ABC transporter ATP-binding protein, producing the protein MTGTPVLRMESVRKTFGDSVVLRDVDLEVAPHTVTALIGASGSGKSTLLRCANLLEEIDDGAIWLDDEEITDPRADHDAVRRRIGVVFQAYNLFPHMTVLENITLAPRRVHGVGRAEAEAHARELLDRLGLGAKAGEYPDRLSGGQQQRAAIVRALAVRPRLLLLDEITAALDPELVGEVLSVVRDLKDEGMTMVLATHEMGFARDVADQVCFLDGGVVLERGTAEELFESPQRERTQRFLRRIVEAGRL; encoded by the coding sequence ATGACCGGCACACCGGTGCTGCGGATGGAATCCGTCCGCAAGACCTTCGGCGACTCCGTCGTCCTGCGCGACGTCGACCTGGAGGTCGCCCCGCACACGGTGACCGCCCTGATCGGCGCCTCCGGCTCCGGCAAGTCGACCCTGCTGCGCTGCGCGAACCTCCTCGAGGAGATCGACGACGGCGCGATCTGGCTGGACGACGAGGAGATCACCGACCCGAGGGCCGACCACGACGCCGTACGCCGTCGGATCGGCGTGGTCTTCCAGGCGTACAACCTCTTCCCGCACATGACCGTGCTGGAGAACATCACGCTCGCCCCGCGCCGCGTGCACGGCGTGGGCCGCGCGGAGGCCGAGGCACACGCGCGTGAGCTGCTCGACCGGCTCGGCCTCGGCGCGAAGGCGGGCGAGTATCCCGACCGGCTCAGCGGCGGCCAGCAGCAACGGGCCGCAATCGTCCGCGCGTTGGCCGTACGCCCCCGACTGCTGCTCCTCGACGAGATCACCGCCGCCCTCGACCCGGAGCTCGTGGGGGAGGTCCTGTCCGTCGTCCGGGACCTGAAGGACGAGGGTATGACCATGGTGCTGGCCACCCACGAGATGGGCTTCGCCCGCGACGTCGCCGACCAGGTGTGCTTCCTGGACGGCGGTGTGGTCCTCGAACGCGGCACGGCCGAGGAGCTCTTCGAGAGCCCGCAGCGGGAGCGCACCCAGCGGTTCCTGCGCCGGATCGTGGAGGCGGGGCGGCTCTGA